Genomic DNA from Pseudomonas sp. CCC3.1:
GTGACGCAACAACGTAAACATGTTGTACATCTGGCCGTGCACGGTGCCGGAGTTGCCGCCGCAATGGTTCACCTCCTCGAGAATGACCGAGGCCTCAGCCAAACCCAGACCCGAGCCGCCGTATTCCAGAGGGATCATCGCCGACAACCAACCCGCCTCAGTCATGGCGGTGACAAAGGCCTCAGGAAAACCCTTTTCCTCGTCGATCTTGCGCCAGTACTCAGCAGGAAACTCCGCACACAGGGCGCGCACACCCTCGCGAATGGCGTTGTAGTCTTCATTCAGATACGGATTCATTGCAGATCCTTGTTGTATTTATCGTATTCACTGGTGACGCGCAGTGATCAGTCGAAGCTCACTTCGGCCTGTTGGGCGACACCGTCTGCATTACCGGCCCACAGTTCGGCCTTGCCGGGAGCGACCACACGGCCTCCCACTTCGAACGGATGCGGAGCAATCAATGGACGAATGCCCCGGTAAGAGAAATGCCGGGGACGCGCATCAGGGTTCGCACGACAGAACGCGCGCAGCGCCAGCGTGGCGATTAATGGCCCATGCACCACCAAACCCGGATAGCCCTCGACCTGAGTCGCGTAGGGCCAGTCGTAGTGAATGCGGTGGCCATTAAAAGTGACTGCCGAATAGCGAAACAGCAGGGTTGGACTGGGCGTGACGCACGCCTGCCAAGCGCCTTCAGGTAACGGGTCGCTGCCCGTCAGTTTGGGAGGGCTGGGTTCGCGATAGACGATGTCCTGCTCTTCACGAATCGCCAGTTGCCCGTCCTGCAAATAGTCATGCTGGACCGTGACAAACAACAGTGAACCGGTCTTGCCCTGCTTTTGCTGAACATCGGTGATGGTGGAGATACGCGTCGCTTCGGCGTCCACCTTAAGCGCTGTGTGAAACTCGATACGGCCGCCCGCCCACATGCGGTTGCGATTGTCGGCCGGTGGCAAGAAGCCCCCGCGTGCCGGATGCCCATCGCCCCCCAAACCTACTGCCTCAACCGTCGACTGGAAGAAACACCATTGCCACAACGCAGGCAACGGCTCACCGGCTTGTGGTGCACTCTCGCCCAAGGTGGCGGCGATACGAGTGACCAGATTCAGACTCAAATGATCATGAACTTCTTCAGTGCGACCGATCCAAACGGACAGTGCGTCATCGCTCATCGGTGATGTCCCCGTGGCTTGTTATTTTGGCCATGATTGCCAAATGCCCGGCGGTCTGTGAATCTGCGTTTTCGTAAGGGGGCGTTCGGCTTTGCTTAACACCGGCGCCACACAACAGCGTTCATGCTCAACGGAAATCAGCCATGCACTTCGATTTAGTCGACCTGCGACTGTTCATCCATATCGCCGAATCCCCCAGCCTGACCCAGGGTGCGCGCAAAGCCTGCATGTCCGCCGCTGCGGCCAGCGCACGGATCAAAAGCCTCGAAGAAAGCCTAGCCAATCGCCTGTTGTACCGTGACAGCCGGGGCGTCGAGCTGACACCTTCAGGCAAGCTGTTCTTGCAGCATGCGCGGGTGATCATGCGTCAGGTGGACTACATGAAAAACGAGTTCACCGAGTACGGCGCCGAAGCCTCCGGGCATATCAAGATTTTTGCCAATACCACCGCAGCAACGGAATTTTTGCCGGAAATCCTCGCCGGCTTTCTCGCCGAACGCCCAGGGGTAACCGTCGACCTGCAAGAACGCTTGAGTCGGGATATCGTGCGCGGGGTCATGGACGGCTCAACAGACATGGGCATCATCGCAGGCCCGGTCAAGGCTGACGGCTTGCAGGTCATCCACTTCAGTACCGACCAACTGATACTGGTCACCCCCCAGGAACACCCGCTGGCCCGACGCAAGAAGGTCAAGCTGTCAGAAACACTGGCTTACCCGCACATTGGCTTGCACGAGGGCACCACCCTGCTGCGCTTCTTGAATGAACAAGTCGCCCTGCACGGCCAAACGTTGAACATGCGCATCAAGGTCTACAGCTTCGAAGCGATGTGCCGAATGGTCGAAGCGGGCGTGGGCCTGGCCATCCTGCCGGAATCCTCAGCTCGCCGTCATCAACGCACCATGGGTTTGTCGCTTATCGAACTCGACGAACCCTGGCGGGTGCGCGAGCGAAGCGTTCTGGTACGAGACCTGGAAGCGCTGCCCACAGTGATCCGGACCTTGATCACTATCTTGTTGGCACAAAACGGCAATCCTGAATAAGCCGACGCCAGTCAGAGAAACGAACGCTGTTTCAAATACCACAAAGAATCTGTGGGA
This window encodes:
- a CDS encoding FAS1-like dehydratase domain-containing protein: MSDDALSVWIGRTEEVHDHLSLNLVTRIAATLGESAPQAGEPLPALWQWCFFQSTVEAVGLGGDGHPARGGFLPPADNRNRMWAGGRIEFHTALKVDAEATRISTITDVQQKQGKTGSLLFVTVQHDYLQDGQLAIREEQDIVYREPSPPKLTGSDPLPEGAWQACVTPSPTLLFRYSAVTFNGHRIHYDWPYATQVEGYPGLVVHGPLIATLALRAFCRANPDARPRHFSYRGIRPLIAPHPFEVGGRVVAPGKAELWAGNADGVAQQAEVSFD
- a CDS encoding LysR substrate-binding domain-containing protein, which produces MHFDLVDLRLFIHIAESPSLTQGARKACMSAAAASARIKSLEESLANRLLYRDSRGVELTPSGKLFLQHARVIMRQVDYMKNEFTEYGAEASGHIKIFANTTAATEFLPEILAGFLAERPGVTVDLQERLSRDIVRGVMDGSTDMGIIAGPVKADGLQVIHFSTDQLILVTPQEHPLARRKKVKLSETLAYPHIGLHEGTTLLRFLNEQVALHGQTLNMRIKVYSFEAMCRMVEAGVGLAILPESSARRHQRTMGLSLIELDEPWRVRERSVLVRDLEALPTVIRTLITILLAQNGNPE